In Vigna angularis cultivar LongXiaoDou No.4 chromosome 8, ASM1680809v1, whole genome shotgun sequence, one DNA window encodes the following:
- the LOC128193564 gene encoding endo-1,3;1,4-beta-D-glucanase-like, with amino-acid sequence MKLADKVAAVGYYVVVPDLLEGDPFKPDGSLDNLPIWLKDHGPVEKGAEGSKPVIEALKSKGFSAIAGVGFCWGAKVVVELAKSRLIQTAVLLHPSFVSVDDFKVVDTPIAILGAESDKYCPPELVKEFILFQ; translated from the exons AT GAAACTTGCTGACAAAGTTGCAGCTGTTGGGTATTATGTGGTTGTTCCTGACCTCTTAGAGGGTGACCCCTTTAAGCCTGATGGTTCTCTCGATAACTTACCTATTTGGTTAAAAGATCATGGACCCGTG gaGAAAGGTGCTGAAGGTTCAAAACCCGTAATTGAAGCCTTAAAAAGTAAAGGGTTTTCAGCAATCGCTGGTGTTGGTTTTTGTTGGGGTG cTAAGGTCGTGGTTGAACTTGCCAAATCCAGACTGATCCAAACAGCAGTGCTGTTGCATCCATCATTTGTCTCTGTGGATGACTTCAAGG TTGTTGATACTCCAATTGCTATACTTGGAGCCGAGAGTGACAAATATTGTCCTCCAGAGCTTGTGaaagaatttatattatttcagtAA